DNA from Cyprinus carpio isolate SPL01 chromosome B3, ASM1834038v1, whole genome shotgun sequence:
TCTGTCACTCAAATGTGTCTGTACGGATCTCTGTCCCACAGAAAGGCTATGATGACCTGCAGTCTATAGTGCCTACATGCCAGCAGCAGTCTGACTTTGCCATGGCCACACAGAAGATGAGTAAAGCTACAGTCCTGCAGAAGAGTGAGAACATTCATTATCTATTTATATTTCCTTGTCACATGCCTTTCACTCTGGAATGGAAAAGCTcagcagcttgtgtgtgtgtgtgtgtgtttgcagcaaTCGACTACATTCAGTTTCTCCACAAAGAAAAGAAGAAGCAGGAAGAGGATGTTTCCACACTTAGGAAGGAGGTGATGGCGCTGAAAATTATGAAAACGTGAGTGGGGGGTTATTTACAGGGGGCTGGGACACTTTTAACTGCTTAAGCAGACAAATGTAGTTCCACTTACTCTCCGGCAGGGTTGTTTTCGGCTTTATCTGACACCGTCACTCTTCTGCCGAGATAGATAACACCCTTAAAGACCAATAGAGGGGAGGGAGGAAGAAAAGTCTCAGATACTAACATGTCTCTAATGGTTTGTTTCAGGAACTATGAGCACATTGTGAAGGCCCATCAGAATAACCCTCAGCAGGGCAGCGAGCAGGTTTCAGATCAGGTGAAGTTCAGTGTGTTTCAGAGCATCATGGACTCTCTGTTCCAGTCCTTCAGTGCCTCGGTGTCAGTCAACAGCTTTCAGGAGCTCTCTGCTTGCGTCTTCAGCTGGATCGAGGAACACTGCAAGCCCCAGGTAGCACATACACATGCTCACACGTTTAAagaaatagctcacccaaaaaagaaaatttatgtaatgtcatttcaaacctgtttgagtttgttgaacataaaagaagatattatgagcAATGCAGGTAATCAAACAagtgatggtccccattgacatccatagtatttctttccctactatggaagtcgatggaaatgaacaattttttggttcttcaacattttttaaaatatcttctttttgtgttcaacttaagaaagaaacttatataggtttggaacaacatgaaggtaagtaaatgatgacaacattttcatttttaggtgaactattcctttaaggcttGTTAATAGCTGTTGCAGTTCTCAGTTTCTTTAACGTAAAGGTCCACAACAATACTTAAAGGCCCCATGAGttttccagttgtttgtgatttactggataaggattcagaaggatttttaaaaatagtttttactctGTTTCTACCTGATCAAATATTTTAGAGTTTGAAAActagaaaataatgtttattcattaaacatttttttaatatttaattaattaactagaCTTTTCCAAATCtagaaatcacatttaaaattaggCTATCTAATTTTACGAGCGCTACTGCGCGCTACACAGACGGAGCAGAATAGAATAATAGCATAATAActctgaataaaatatacattctgctaaaatatttgttgttggacattaaatgtgacaaGTAGAATTTTAATACtacataagtgtatttttatgatagcagtaactgtaaatcaaTTGTAAGCTGGCTAATACAGCCATACTAGCACAAATTGAGTTAAATGTGTGTTCCTCTTATCAGTTAAAATGTagtctatttattttcatttttaattcagtgattttaacttaagtgtttttaatgctttaatgagcgattttagattgtaatgttttaatgttctactaataatCATAAAAGGCACAGCTATCATAAAAtcagagagaaaggctgcatggctagaaactgctgatcaactgaatgcacaAGTAGCGActgtgttaaaatgttttcatatatataaaaaaaaaaaagaaaggtcaTTGCATTTTGGccacaatacattaaatatagttggttgtagcctatatttttatttatttgattatttaagttgcattttctgtatGCTTTTATATTTGGACTAATAATAAAGTCAACTAATTGTATGTGAGAGAGTCGGTGGTAATATCGATGCATTCATATTGGTCAGTGACAGTTAACCTGCTCTGGACCAGGTTAGTTTCAAAGGAAACCAAATCAAGTGACTATAAGTCAGAATAACTGAAAGAAGCCTGACTTATTTGGTAAACtagttttatgaaacagccccctgaTCACTACACGAGTGACAGCATGCTTCAGTTTTTCAGTCAATCACCTACACAGGCTtagataaacactgtaaactcccAGACTAACcatgtttttctgtattgttgaCAGACGCTGAGAGAATTTGTGGTGACCGTGCTGCAGCAAGTGAATGGTCAGCTGTACTGAAGCTGTCAATCTGtatgtttgtctgtctctcaggCTGATATCTCATTCAAGAACagtctctctttcacacacacacacacacactatgcagCAGGGTATCAGCACACTAATGGACTGGGGTGCGTTCAAGAACTCTAAAAGAGATGAAATAGTGCTTGCTCAAGTATTGACTGACAGTGTTTATGGCAGTGATTCCAATCAACAAATGTGGAAATGCAATAATTTGTTCTGATCAATCattttattactaataatttaaaaaggtaatAATCTGATCTAAGATGTTTGCGATTGCATATTGTTTCCTCACACACCTTCAGCTGGTTTAGAAATTAAAGAATGTGTTAGttctaggggtgctccgatcactATCGGCCAATAATCACTTTGGGATGATTGCTCGACGGTCACAAACAGTGCGAGTGAATCACTGCACACgctatctttctctctcaaaatgcaaATGGCTTGAAATCACATCTAGTCTGCGCTATAAGTGAGCTGCAtagttgacacaggaattgtcattTGCACTATTGAGGCAGTGTCGCAttgtcactaaagtttataaattgcattttttctttttaattcttgccagtgtttaaaccattcaaagCTTGCGTGCTTTCCTGGAGACCGTGCACTTGCAGCGCGCACACATAATAATGCCAGTTTCACATTACTCTGTTTGCAGTAAATGCATGTTAATGGATtaaagtgttcacactgcacacacggtTGCAGTCTGGCAGTGTGTTCAGGAGCGGTGCGTCAGCAGCAGTGCAGAGATGGTTTCGCACCGAGTCTATTTTTTGCTGCAATGCAAGCGCTAAATTAAagtaacagcgcattgtttgcataaatgtgaacatgcactgacacaaaaatgtagtaattacaccataaatgcatataattaaagtctactgtgtttcacagtcaacacatagGCTATggttttttggctaggtttaaaggaaaagagcacttttagataaacaaggcaacaattttaaaagttctttatgaaAGCAGGATTgcttgtattaaatatttaaatgcaaaaaaaaaaaggcagtaaaGCTGTTTCTGtcattaagttttaatttagaatgtttgtgataatgtaagaaaagtggtttaaatgttttgttttagcaacttaatatataaatctagaagtaaatgcaaaagtaaaaagcattgaataattgatgaaagattgtattactttaatgtgtaaaaaaaaaaatcacaatgttgaaaaagcattttaagtaacaatgtttggatttaaaatcaaaataatggataaatgtgtTTGTGGTAAGCAGCCATGGACCAGGAGCAgagtcctgtgtgaaagcacagtccgtGCTTCTTCTGTACCACACATGGTCtacatacgcactgcaaacagagtatgtgtgaaactcacatacagctcacaaaatcaggcttgcgctgtgtaagctattgtgcaacaattacacaattgtaaaaacaaaatacagtgcatgatcaaacatttaggtgaggtacatacatatttttgaaaaatgcccccctccacccctcaaatgaaaaaaataaataaaaatcctcctACAAGAGTAACATGAGAGGGATTCATTTCAAAAaggaaattcaggccctgaataaatgtctaaaactcttgattggatcatcaaaatcaataattctacatgataaaaagaaggctttaaaaagattggTATCGGTGATcggatcggcagatactgctttctgtaaTCGGCCTGAAAAAtgctgatcggagcacccctagtgAGTTCTGTTTAGTTGATGTTATCGAGAAACACCTCAGTCCTGAAGTTCAATCATTTCTTAGTCTAGTCTAAACCCAGAAGAGTTACATCAGTATTCAAATTTTCAAAAGTCTGCAGTTGTGATGCTAAGATAAAATAGCATCCTGACAACCAAAAATATGATAGAGAATACTCAGCTGTAAGACAGCTTCACACCCCATATACTGAGGTGAAAGACATGTCTCGATTTACTGCATTATAAACCAGACAGCTGCCTTTGAATGATTAAGCTTGGTGTGTTGCATTCAGTTTTCATCTTTACCTCATGTTCAAATCATTTTCCAAAGCACAACTACATTTTCACATTTGCGAACAGCCTAGTGCTCGAAAGGGGAGCAGAGAGGACTGGTTACACTGTGATGCATCAGCTGTCTggcatgttttaatataattaaagttAGGCAATGCTGAGCCATCTTAGTTCCTCTTTGTCAGTGATGCTGTAACCAAAGATTGCAGTGTCTGCGCACAAATAATGGAAGATAAACCTCTTTTTTGTCATGTTATGTCAGTTTTTGTTCAGCTTTGTGTAGCGCAATGTTTTATTCTACGTGTATGATAACGGTTTAAGCTCTTGTGATCAGTATGTTATGTGCTGCATAAGCTATCAATGAAGACACAGTTGCATCCGTGCGTGGTGGCAGCTTCACACGGTGTGACCGCCcaattctatttatattttcaatgaaTGTTAATTAAGGCGTAATGAAAATTAGAAGTCTACTCAGGACAGATTTGTAGGTATTGAGGTCTTGTTTTTAAATGGCAGATGATTGTACAATCAACTGTTTGACCTGTGCTGGAATAAGGGACGTCTTAACAAATTAAGCCATAAAGTGGAGCGAATGGCAGCTCACAGAAACGAGGCTATGTCTGCTGAACTACTATACTAGACTCTGTGCTTCTGCATTTCTGACTTCAACGGAAGAATCTGGGGGAAATATTTTTgtatcagtataatttttttaattgaaaaataaacaatgttcaaACTTTTTTACAGCTTGTTTGTTCTTTCTTACTCAACAGAACTTTTATAAATAGGATTGGTTTTTAACAAAACAGTTCTCTCAGGGTGTCCCAGAATCCTCTTCATTACTTTCCAACCTTTCCAAAGGTCTGGTGTCCCAGCAACGATGTTGGCGACATCTGAATTTAATCAGTTAGTCCTCCATCAGATGTTGGGCATTGTCACTTTATGGTCCTCATCTGTTTCAATCCCAGCCTCCTCCTGATTTCAAACACAAGAAATAGAGGAAAGAAAGTTTTTCATTTGCCAGTATAAAAATACACTTGATACTGGCTGTGAACCCCTAGGGGTTTGTGAGGGAACTGTGTGTGGGGTTTtaaagttgatgaaaagctaataattaaagaaatagtttacccaaaaattaaagttttgtcattactcaacctcgtgtcattccaaaccctttgttcatcttcggaacacaaattaagatatttttgatgaattccgagagctttctgaccctccacagacagcaatgGAACTGAAATGATCCCAGGCCCaaaaatgtagtaaggacattgttaaaaaagtccatctgttaataataatagtcCAACCTTAGTTTTACAAAACTACAAGAATAATTTTatgtgctcaaagaaaacaaaaataacttcatgCACACGCATACGTTGTGGTACTGTTGATAATGGCGGCTAACAGGGCCACAggagagaagaattgttgaataaagtcattatttttgttttctttgtgcacaaaaaaggcattcttgtagctttataaaattatggttgagCCACTGATCTCACAGAGTATTTTCATGGActgtttctgggccttgaacgtgtcggTTTcggttgtgtttatgtgtgtgtagggTAGGTATggtatttgatttaatatatattattttgttttgtgttgttgagatgaacgaaggtcttacaggtttggaacaacatgaggatgagtaattaatgatagatttttacttttgggtgaactatccctttaataataataataatgtgcttcGGCTTTTGCTTGGATTTTGGTATgttttttggtatgttttttgtttttttttcactttatttttttaatttttttaatggacaGAAGTTTAAAGTTTACAGCATTTCAGTAgcattatgataaaataaaagcttgaggaTTTGAATGTTAAAAAGTGAAGCATTTAagataaatattagtattattacttggtgtaaaaattataatttttttcaaatactcatttttatttgtaatttacaacaataatatatttcttcatttttgtgaTTAGAGTTGAAACGAGGTAAAGATTcactattttatttctttacttccatgtcatgtgaccatttacTGACATCAGAGAATCGTGAAcaagcaaaaatgttttaaatgaaatattaacatcaaatctCAGATGGTACTTCAAGTAAATTTGTTAcaaaaacctgtttggaa
Protein-coding regions in this window:
- the LOC109098827 gene encoding max-like protein X isoform X2; translation: MTENSASPEDPWLKTDGAFSDNGFDHSFFAESARKGSVVSRANSIGSTSASSVPNTDDEDSDNRHETPYKESYKDRRRQAHTQAEQKRRDAIKKGYDDLQSIVPTCQQQSDFAMATQKMSKATVLQKTIDYIQFLHKEKKKQEEDVSTLRKEVMALKIMKTNYEHIVKAHQNNPQQGSEQVSDQVKFSVFQSIMDSLFQSFSASVSVNSFQELSACVFSWIEEHCKPQTLREFVVTVLQQVNGQLY
- the LOC109098827 gene encoding max-like protein X isoform X1, whose protein sequence is MTENSASPEDPWLKQTDGAFSDNGFDHSFFAESARKGSVVSRANSIGSTSASSVPNTDDEDSDNRHETPYKESYKDRRRQAHTQAEQKRRDAIKKGYDDLQSIVPTCQQQSDFAMATQKMSKATVLQKTIDYIQFLHKEKKKQEEDVSTLRKEVMALKIMKTNYEHIVKAHQNNPQQGSEQVSDQVKFSVFQSIMDSLFQSFSASVSVNSFQELSACVFSWIEEHCKPQTLREFVVTVLQQVNGQLY